Proteins encoded in a region of the Methylobacterium radiotolerans JCM 2831 genome:
- a CDS encoding DUF4132 domain-containing protein: MQRYELTAGSSAKFWEAGTEDSVLIVRFGRIGTQGQSKTKLFPSAQAAQAERDRLVREKTGKGYRPAGDPAPAGPDPASRVGSAATARAAGTRVADPEPAEVPPAPAARAEARRAREAGTAPIFSGTPLPTRSRPGAPLDAAADWAAFAARVRPLLAAAPDEARAQAEALAARLDGAPPAPDRAEARRWLEQLEAACPALNQRLWGDKPGPHGPAARAAFTHFARWLVARSGTGTLVALFDRLRPRPSGRYGSLPVSPWDLPTACGVRAALTAAPEAEYAEALEAALRLAAAEPEPTLARWLAAVFADDRPGADHALWARAVLARCDPPDLKAYGTSHAALPLIVDLPPALAAPWYAAPYHRATLATCDVAADEAAATAIAAAEAAGEAATPALVWLLEGAVGPERTLIARALLETRAADALDALLPFVGTKLVRDALDAADAAFPDWMLRAYLGALHGKGEPAYGPRAVTLAERHGHETARAWAAAEGGRGAGRLDRLLAAGSAPQAAPEALPPVLRDPPWRRRGAARARSERAVAPIPTPVAHGFDPDEALDRSTFYFEAGTLVESMTDLAARIRATEAEALYDMPIPPPAEPVPAADAEPGAALAWLDRRLDLTREQFTGFFYFNYGPWFRMVGWQPEPLALMLWEKTGPQRAQYVAWRRTIAVMLCRFGARAVPGLVRLVAADPAQLLPEVEPVDAADLAPVAARAFHRTRKLRPAAAAWLRAHPRTAALRLLPETLGPAGPDRDAADAALRFLAAEPAGRAALDAAVAAYAERDPGVPGAVAAGVDSDPLEQVPSKPPKLPDWVVPAALPRPILRSGGALPDAAVTALCEMLAFSDPLAPYAGVAQVRAACTPESLDAFAVALFQSWIAAGAKATGEWALQALALIGGDHAARDLTRQIRAWGQAGLKPRGKAGIAVLAGIGTDVALMNLSAIAEKSPLLQLREAARAAIVEAAEARGLDEVDLADRLSPDLGLDARGGLDLSFGARRFRVGFDETLKPVLRDAEGRRLAALPRPTKADDPEAAKAASRHWAALRKDAEAAAGLQVSRLEAMLASQRRVAPGVFWPFFAAHPLIRHLAGRLVWGLYPDGAPATPPGRVFRLAEDLSPTDAADDALGLDVAAAEGVVGLVHPLHLGPDALAAWSGLFADYEIAQPFPQLARETFAFTAAERDGAETPRFDGVRVGGRRLRGLRPQGWSTDTGGEHVQAVQRPVALPDGTRLVAVLRFEDGFWHRPGPEGDGIQTLRTLTLSDTGWRAAATHRFGDLDPVTASEVLRTPSLLAAAGDA, encoded by the coding sequence ATGCAGCGTTACGAGCTGACGGCGGGATCATCGGCGAAGTTCTGGGAGGCCGGAACCGAGGACAGCGTTCTCATCGTGAGATTCGGGCGGATCGGCACGCAGGGGCAGTCCAAGACCAAGCTCTTCCCGAGCGCGCAGGCGGCGCAGGCCGAGCGCGACCGGCTGGTGCGGGAGAAGACCGGCAAGGGCTATCGCCCGGCCGGCGACCCGGCGCCCGCCGGGCCGGACCCGGCCTCCCGGGTCGGCAGCGCGGCGACGGCCCGGGCCGCCGGAACCCGGGTCGCCGATCCGGAGCCCGCCGAGGTCCCACCCGCCCCCGCCGCCCGGGCGGAGGCGCGCCGCGCCCGGGAGGCCGGCACGGCCCCGATCTTCTCCGGCACGCCCCTGCCCACGCGCAGCCGTCCCGGCGCGCCCCTCGACGCCGCGGCCGACTGGGCCGCCTTCGCGGCGCGGGTCCGCCCGCTGCTGGCGGCCGCCCCGGACGAGGCCCGCGCGCAGGCCGAGGCCCTCGCCGCGCGGCTCGACGGCGCGCCGCCGGCCCCCGACCGGGCCGAGGCCCGGCGCTGGCTGGAGCAGCTCGAGGCGGCCTGCCCGGCGCTGAATCAGCGCCTCTGGGGCGACAAGCCCGGACCGCACGGGCCGGCGGCCCGGGCGGCGTTCACGCATTTCGCCCGCTGGCTCGTGGCCCGCTCCGGCACCGGGACGCTCGTGGCCCTGTTCGACCGGCTGCGGCCCCGCCCCTCCGGCCGCTACGGCTCCCTGCCGGTCTCGCCCTGGGACCTGCCCACCGCCTGCGGGGTCCGGGCCGCCCTGACCGCCGCCCCCGAGGCGGAGTACGCGGAGGCCCTGGAGGCCGCCCTCCGGCTCGCCGCGGCGGAGCCGGAGCCGACCCTCGCCCGCTGGCTCGCGGCGGTCTTCGCGGACGACCGGCCCGGCGCCGACCACGCCCTCTGGGCCCGCGCGGTGCTGGCGCGCTGCGACCCGCCGGATCTCAAGGCCTACGGCACGTCCCACGCGGCCCTGCCGCTGATCGTCGACCTGCCGCCCGCGCTGGCGGCGCCCTGGTACGCCGCGCCGTATCACCGGGCGACGCTGGCGACCTGCGACGTGGCGGCCGACGAGGCCGCCGCGACCGCGATCGCCGCCGCCGAGGCGGCCGGCGAGGCGGCCACCCCGGCCCTCGTCTGGCTCCTGGAAGGGGCGGTCGGCCCCGAGCGCACGCTCATCGCCCGGGCGCTGCTGGAGACCCGTGCCGCCGACGCCCTCGACGCGCTCCTACCCTTCGTCGGCACCAAGCTGGTCCGCGACGCCCTCGACGCCGCCGACGCGGCCTTCCCCGACTGGATGCTGCGGGCCTATCTGGGCGCACTCCACGGCAAGGGGGAGCCCGCCTACGGCCCCAGGGCCGTGACGCTCGCCGAGCGCCACGGGCACGAGACCGCCCGCGCCTGGGCGGCGGCCGAGGGCGGCCGGGGCGCGGGGCGCCTGGATCGGCTGCTCGCCGCCGGGAGCGCGCCGCAGGCGGCGCCGGAGGCCCTGCCGCCCGTGCTCCGGGACCCGCCCTGGCGGCGGCGCGGGGCCGCGCGCGCCCGGTCGGAACGGGCGGTGGCGCCGATCCCGACGCCCGTCGCGCACGGTTTCGACCCCGACGAGGCCCTCGACCGCAGCACCTTCTACTTCGAGGCCGGGACGCTGGTGGAGTCCATGACGGACCTCGCGGCGCGGATCCGCGCCACCGAGGCGGAGGCCCTCTACGACATGCCGATCCCGCCGCCGGCCGAGCCCGTCCCCGCCGCCGACGCGGAGCCCGGGGCGGCCCTGGCCTGGCTCGACCGCCGGCTCGACCTCACCCGCGAGCAGTTCACCGGCTTCTTCTACTTCAACTACGGGCCCTGGTTCCGGATGGTCGGGTGGCAGCCCGAGCCCCTGGCGCTGATGCTGTGGGAGAAGACCGGGCCGCAGCGCGCCCAGTACGTGGCGTGGCGGCGCACCATCGCGGTGATGCTGTGCCGCTTCGGCGCGCGGGCCGTGCCCGGCCTCGTCCGCCTCGTCGCGGCGGATCCGGCGCAGCTCCTGCCGGAGGTCGAGCCCGTGGACGCCGCCGACCTCGCCCCGGTCGCCGCCCGGGCCTTCCACCGCACCCGCAAGCTCCGGCCGGCCGCGGCCGCGTGGCTGCGCGCCCATCCCCGCACCGCCGCGCTGCGGCTCCTGCCCGAGACCCTCGGGCCCGCCGGCCCGGACCGCGACGCCGCCGACGCGGCCCTGCGCTTCCTCGCCGCCGAGCCCGCGGGTCGCGCCGCCCTCGACGCCGCCGTCGCGGCCTACGCGGAGCGGGATCCCGGCGTGCCCGGGGCGGTGGCTGCCGGCGTCGACAGCGACCCGCTGGAGCAGGTGCCGTCCAAGCCGCCGAAGCTCCCCGACTGGGTGGTTCCGGCCGCCCTGCCCCGCCCGATCCTGCGCAGCGGCGGCGCCCTGCCCGACGCCGCCGTCACCGCCCTGTGCGAGATGCTCGCCTTCTCGGACCCGCTCGCGCCCTACGCCGGCGTCGCGCAGGTCCGCGCCGCCTGCACGCCGGAGAGCCTCGACGCCTTCGCGGTCGCGCTGTTCCAGTCGTGGATCGCGGCCGGCGCCAAGGCGACGGGGGAGTGGGCCCTGCAGGCGCTCGCCCTGATCGGCGGCGACCACGCCGCCCGCGACCTCACCCGGCAGATCCGCGCCTGGGGGCAGGCGGGCCTGAAGCCCCGCGGCAAGGCCGGCATCGCCGTGCTCGCGGGGATCGGCACCGACGTGGCGCTGATGAACCTCAGCGCCATCGCCGAGAAGAGCCCGCTGCTGCAGCTGCGGGAGGCCGCCCGCGCCGCCATCGTCGAGGCCGCCGAGGCGCGCGGCCTCGACGAGGTCGACCTCGCCGACCGGCTCTCCCCCGATCTCGGCCTCGACGCCCGGGGCGGGCTCGACCTGTCCTTCGGGGCGCGCCGGTTCCGGGTCGGCTTCGACGAGACCCTGAAGCCCGTCCTGCGCGACGCCGAGGGCCGGCGACTCGCTGCCCTGCCCCGCCCGACCAAGGCGGACGATCCCGAGGCGGCGAAGGCAGCGTCCCGGCACTGGGCGGCCCTGCGCAAGGACGCGGAGGCCGCGGCCGGCCTGCAGGTCTCCCGGCTCGAGGCCATGCTGGCGTCCCAGCGCCGCGTCGCCCCCGGGGTGTTCTGGCCGTTCTTCGCCGCCCACCCGCTGATCCGCCACCTCGCCGGGCGCCTCGTCTGGGGCCTCTACCCGGACGGCGCGCCCGCGACGCCGCCGGGGCGCGTCTTCCGCCTCGCGGAGGATCTCTCGCCGACCGACGCCGCGGACGACGCCCTCGGCCTCGACGTCGCGGCGGCCGAGGGCGTGGTCGGCCTCGTCCATCCCCTGCACCTCGGCCCGGACGCCCTGGCGGCCTGGAGCGGCCTGTTCGCCGACTACGAGATCGCCCAGCCCTTCCCGCAGCTCGCCCGCGAGACCTTCGCGTTCACCGCGGCCGAGCGGGACGGCGCCGAGACCCCGCGCTTCGACGGGGTTCGGGTGGGCGGCCGCCGCCTGCGGGGTCTGCGGCCCCAGGGCTGGTCGACCGACACCGGTGGCGAGCACGTCCAGGCGGTGCAGCGCCCGGTCGCGCTGCCCGACGGCACCCGCCTCGTCGCGGTCCTGCGCTTCGAGGACGGGTTCTGGCACCGGCCCGGACCGGAGGGCGACGGGATCCAGACGCTGCGGACCCTGACCCTGTCCGACACCGGCTGGCGCGCCGCGGCGACGCACCGGTTCGGCGACCTCGACCCGGTGACCGCGAGCGAGGTCCTGCGCACGCCGAGCCTGCTCGCCGCCGCCGGCGACGCGTGA
- a CDS encoding DUF5682 family protein has protein sequence MSGPAPDPGRLTVIGVRHHSPACAGLVRRTIAALRPACVLIEGPVDFNPHLPDLALGHDLPVAIFSFRADAAGSAASYTPFCAFSPEWQALEAGRAVGARTLFCDLPAWDPAFGRRANRYADPHGARAEAAERALAAALGVADQDALWDVLAEAAPEAELPARLDRYFALLRPPGTDDPAEEARERFMGAYAAHALRAAGDRSVVLVCGGWHADAVRRHAARADGTRPEPAPPGPDLRTGSYVVPYAYPRLDRFSGYAAGMPAPGYYERVASAGLAPAADWAMTAITAALREAGQVVSTADRVAWRVHAEALARLRAHPAILRADLIDAALAALVKDALDRPPAWAAGGAAPGHPALAAMLRALTGRREGRLAPGTRQPPLVADVAERLRAADLEPGPVRRHVDLDWAEPADRARAHLLHRLVLLGLPGIAREGPDRAEPGLPRERFTLARHPHWLGALIEASLWGGTLEMAASARITARVEAAPDALGVLTRALSDALFAGLTLEGELLARLSAGIAAAHDAAALGAAGAGIVRLYRFGDAFAPARPALARLCAVLAARALFVLEGIREPRAGLGAIPLVLACRDLFREAGAEVPGLDDLRAPFAAMLGRRLADPETPPALAGAALGFRVACGAAGSDPEAALARLRRFGLPATLGDFLAGLFALAREEIAADATLASVERLVAAWGDDDFLRALPSLRMAFAWFPPRERERIAVAILRRSGLGAARAEVEALAWMRQRARPADQAEALAREARVAARLARYGLT, from the coding sequence ATGAGCGGTCCCGCGCCGGATCCCGGCCGCCTGACCGTCATCGGCGTGCGCCACCATTCGCCGGCCTGCGCCGGGCTCGTCCGGCGCACGATCGCGGCGCTGCGGCCGGCCTGCGTGCTGATCGAGGGGCCGGTCGACTTCAACCCGCACCTGCCCGACCTCGCCCTCGGCCACGACCTGCCGGTGGCGATCTTCTCGTTCCGGGCCGACGCGGCGGGCAGCGCCGCCTCCTACACGCCGTTCTGCGCCTTCTCGCCGGAATGGCAGGCCCTGGAGGCGGGCCGGGCGGTGGGTGCGCGGACGCTGTTCTGCGACCTGCCGGCCTGGGATCCGGCCTTCGGGCGCCGCGCCAACCGCTACGCCGACCCGCACGGGGCCCGCGCGGAGGCGGCCGAGCGGGCGCTCGCCGCCGCCCTCGGCGTCGCCGACCAGGACGCCCTCTGGGACGTCCTCGCCGAGGCGGCGCCCGAGGCGGAGCTGCCGGCCCGGCTCGACCGCTACTTCGCCCTGCTGCGCCCGCCGGGCACGGACGATCCCGCCGAGGAGGCCCGCGAGCGCTTCATGGGCGCCTACGCGGCCCACGCCCTGCGGGCGGCCGGCGACCGGTCGGTCGTCCTCGTCTGCGGCGGCTGGCACGCGGACGCCGTCCGGCGCCACGCCGCGCGGGCGGACGGGACCCGGCCCGAGCCGGCGCCGCCGGGGCCGGACCTGCGCACCGGCAGCTACGTGGTGCCCTACGCCTATCCCCGGCTCGACCGGTTCTCGGGCTACGCGGCCGGCATGCCGGCGCCGGGCTACTACGAGCGCGTCGCCTCCGCCGGCCTCGCCCCCGCGGCCGACTGGGCGATGACGGCGATCACCGCGGCCCTGCGCGAGGCCGGGCAGGTCGTCTCCACCGCCGACCGCGTCGCCTGGCGGGTCCACGCCGAGGCCCTCGCCCGGCTGCGCGCCCATCCCGCGATCCTGCGCGCCGACCTGATCGACGCGGCCCTCGCCGCCCTGGTGAAGGACGCCCTCGACCGCCCGCCCGCCTGGGCGGCCGGCGGCGCCGCGCCCGGCCACCCCGCGCTCGCCGCGATGCTGCGGGCGCTCACCGGCCGGCGCGAGGGACGCCTCGCCCCCGGCACCCGGCAGCCGCCCCTCGTGGCGGACGTCGCCGAGCGCCTGCGCGCCGCCGACCTGGAGCCGGGGCCTGTGCGCCGCCACGTCGACCTCGACTGGGCCGAGCCGGCCGACCGGGCGCGGGCGCACCTGCTGCACCGGCTGGTGCTGCTCGGGCTGCCGGGGATCGCCCGCGAGGGGCCGGACCGGGCCGAGCCCGGCCTGCCGCGGGAGCGCTTCACGCTCGCGCGCCACCCGCACTGGCTCGGCGCCCTGATCGAGGCCTCGCTCTGGGGCGGGACCCTGGAGATGGCCGCCTCCGCCCGGATCACCGCCCGGGTCGAGGCGGCGCCCGACGCCCTCGGCGTCCTCACCCGGGCCCTGTCCGACGCGCTGTTCGCCGGCCTCACCCTGGAGGGCGAGCTGCTGGCTCGCCTCAGTGCGGGCATCGCGGCGGCGCACGACGCCGCGGCCCTGGGCGCCGCCGGGGCCGGGATCGTGCGGCTGTACCGGTTCGGCGACGCCTTCGCGCCGGCCCGGCCGGCCCTCGCCCGCCTCTGCGCCGTCCTGGCGGCCCGGGCGCTCTTCGTTCTCGAGGGCATCCGCGAGCCGCGCGCGGGGCTCGGCGCCATCCCCCTGGTCCTCGCCTGCCGCGACCTGTTCCGCGAGGCCGGCGCGGAGGTGCCGGGCCTCGACGACCTGCGCGCGCCCTTCGCCGCCATGCTCGGCCGGCGCCTCGCCGACCCGGAGACGCCCCCGGCCCTCGCGGGGGCGGCGCTCGGCTTCCGGGTTGCCTGCGGCGCGGCCGGATCGGACCCGGAGGCCGCCCTCGCCCGGCTGCGCCGCTTCGGCCTGCCCGCGACGCTCGGCGACTTCCTCGCCGGCCTGTTCGCCCTCGCCCGCGAGGAGATCGCCGCCGACGCCACCCTGGCGTCCGTCGAGCGGCTGGTGGCGGCCTGGGGCGACGACGACTTCCTGCGGGCGCTGCCGTCCCTGCGGATGGCGTTCGCGTGGTTCCCGCCCCGGGAGCGCGAGCGCATCGCCGTCGCGATCCTGCGCCGGAGCGGCCTCGGCGCCGCCCGGGCCGAGGTCGAGGCCCTGGCCTGGATGCGCCAGCGCGCGCGCCCGGCCGATCAGGCCGAGGCCCTGGCCCGCGAGGCGCGGGTGGCCGCGCGGCTCGCCCGCTACGGGTTGACCTGA
- a CDS encoding ATP-binding protein has product MAKAVRAGGDREARQRPPAEAVHAAELARLRAEDTAPRPPGWQLSLQAVRRFICGDGATPAKVVCAPALVERAMVTLATSRALLLIGEPGTAKSLLSELLAAAISGCSTLTIQGGASLTEDQIRYGWNYALLVAEGPSPRALVPGALHTGLSEGRIVRFEELTRCPLEVQDSLLSVLSDRVLSVPELTGADGMVYAREGFNLIATANTRDRGVNEMSAALKRRFGFETVFPIADLEAELALVQREATALLARSGVPRGPDPEVLELLVTCFRELREAVDTEGTGMERLSSVMSTAEAVSVAHAIGVKAHFLRGDAGQPEDIVACLAGTAAKDDAEDLARLRRYLDQRVSRRSGAAWRAFYAARHLLTPQ; this is encoded by the coding sequence ATGGCGAAGGCGGTGCGGGCGGGCGGCGATCGCGAGGCGCGTCAGAGACCCCCGGCCGAGGCCGTCCACGCCGCGGAGCTCGCGCGCCTGCGCGCCGAGGATACGGCGCCGCGGCCGCCCGGCTGGCAGCTCTCGCTCCAGGCCGTCCGGCGCTTCATCTGCGGCGACGGCGCGACCCCCGCCAAGGTGGTCTGCGCCCCGGCCCTGGTGGAGCGGGCCATGGTCACCCTCGCCACCTCCCGCGCCCTCCTGCTGATCGGCGAGCCCGGGACCGCCAAGAGCCTGCTCTCGGAACTCCTCGCGGCCGCGATCAGCGGGTGCTCGACCCTGACGATCCAGGGCGGCGCGTCGCTGACCGAGGACCAGATCCGCTACGGCTGGAACTACGCGCTGCTCGTCGCCGAGGGGCCGAGCCCGCGCGCCCTGGTGCCGGGCGCCCTCCACACCGGCCTCAGCGAGGGGCGGATCGTCCGCTTCGAGGAGCTGACCCGCTGCCCGCTGGAGGTGCAGGACAGCCTGCTCTCGGTCCTGTCCGACCGGGTGCTCTCCGTGCCCGAACTCACCGGCGCGGACGGGATGGTCTACGCCCGGGAGGGCTTCAACCTGATCGCCACGGCCAACACCCGCGACCGGGGCGTCAACGAGATGTCGGCGGCCCTCAAGCGCCGGTTCGGCTTCGAGACCGTGTTCCCGATCGCCGATCTCGAGGCCGAGCTCGCCCTGGTGCAGCGCGAGGCCACCGCGCTGCTCGCCCGCTCCGGCGTGCCCCGCGGCCCGGATCCGGAGGTGCTCGAACTGCTCGTGACCTGCTTCCGGGAGCTGCGCGAGGCCGTGGACACGGAGGGCACCGGCATGGAGCGGCTCTCGTCCGTGATGAGCACCGCGGAGGCGGTCAGCGTCGCCCACGCCATCGGCGTGAAGGCCCATTTCCTGCGGGGCGACGCCGGCCAGCCGGAGGACATCGTCGCCTGCCTCGCCGGCACCGCCGCCAAGGACGACGCCGAGGATCTCGCCCGCCTGCGCCGCTACCTCGACCAGCGCGTCAGCCGCCGCTCCGGCGCGGCGTGGCGCGCGTTCTACGCGGCGCGGCACCTCCTCACCCCGCAATGA
- a CDS encoding efflux RND transporter permease subunit, whose amino-acid sequence MISRILAVSVRQRWLVLLLVLLASGFGAAALTRLPIDAVPDITNNQVQINTLAPSLSPADVERQVTYPVETALAGIKGLEYTRSLSRNGFSQITAVFAESLDIYFARQQVAERIAQVREDLPSGVEPRMGPISTGLGEIYMWSVQYAPLPERATVPAGRPGWQPDGSYRTPEGQALRTELEQVAYLRTVQDWIVRPQIKSVPGVAGVDGIGGFEKQYHVQPDPTKLTALDLSFADVARALQANNSNQGARYLEDNGESYVVRAAGRLESPEAIADVVVASRGGVPMRIRDVATVRIGRDLRTGSASENGQETVIGTALMRIGENSRTVAAAVDARMDQIRRALPPGIVVQTVLDRTRLVEATIRTVGRNLAEGAALVIVVLFLLLGNIRAALIAALVIPVAMLMTVTGMVEGRISANLMSLGALDFGLIVDGAVIITENALRHLAERQRAIGRPLVLEERLETVRDSAEEMIKPSLYGQAIIMLVYVPLLTFTGVEGKMFQPMALTVILALAAAFVLSLTFVPALIAVALTGRVTEAENPLVRGLKAVYRPVLAAAIRTPTPFVGAALLLLAGAGLLATRLGTEFIPQLDEKSIALNATRIPSTSLTQSQAMQLKVERVIAKFPQVAYVFSKTGTAEVATDPMPPNSSDTFVMLKPQAEWPDPGLSKAELQEQIEASLSELAGNVYEFSQPIQLRFNELLAGTRGDLAVKVFGDAFEPMLETANRIAAILRGIPGADDVKVEQIAGLPVFEIRIDRTEAARLGLSTGAIQDVIGAAMGGRDAGFVFEGDRRVPIVVRLTDQVREDREALENLPVPLPPGANGRAASVLLRQVAQFSVSEGPNQISRENGRRRVVVTANVRGRDIGSLVAEAQGKVAAQVTLPPGASVTWGGQFENLASAQERLTVVVPVCFFLIFLLLTSALGSARDALLVFSAVPLALTGGLAALWLRGMPLSVPAAVGFIALSGVAVLNGLVMLTFIKQLVAEGRPLRAAIREGALTRLRPVAMTALVASLGFVPMALATGTGAEVQRPLATVVIGGLISATLLTLVVLPALYARFGRAGPAVRSAVGAEPLTDRAA is encoded by the coding sequence ATGATCAGCCGCATCCTCGCCGTCTCGGTCCGCCAGCGCTGGCTGGTGCTGCTCCTCGTGCTGCTGGCCTCGGGGTTCGGCGCCGCCGCGCTCACGCGGCTGCCCATCGACGCGGTGCCCGACATCACCAACAACCAGGTCCAGATCAACACCCTGGCCCCGTCCCTGTCGCCGGCCGACGTCGAGCGGCAGGTCACCTACCCGGTCGAGACGGCCCTCGCCGGCATCAAGGGCCTCGAGTACACCCGCTCGCTCTCGCGCAACGGCTTCTCGCAGATCACCGCGGTCTTCGCCGAGTCCCTCGACATCTACTTCGCGCGCCAGCAGGTCGCCGAGCGCATCGCCCAGGTGCGGGAGGACCTGCCCTCCGGGGTCGAGCCGCGGATGGGCCCGATCTCCACGGGCCTCGGCGAGATCTACATGTGGTCCGTCCAGTACGCGCCGCTGCCTGAGCGCGCGACCGTGCCGGCGGGCCGGCCGGGCTGGCAGCCGGACGGGAGCTACCGGACCCCGGAGGGCCAGGCGCTCAGGACGGAGCTGGAGCAGGTCGCCTACCTGCGCACGGTGCAGGACTGGATCGTGCGGCCGCAGATCAAGTCCGTCCCGGGCGTCGCCGGCGTCGACGGGATCGGTGGCTTCGAGAAGCAGTACCACGTCCAGCCGGACCCCACGAAGCTGACCGCCCTCGACCTCTCGTTCGCGGACGTCGCCCGGGCGCTTCAGGCCAACAATTCCAACCAGGGCGCCCGCTACCTGGAGGATAACGGCGAGAGCTACGTGGTCCGCGCCGCCGGACGGCTGGAGAGCCCGGAGGCGATCGCCGACGTCGTGGTGGCCAGCCGCGGCGGCGTGCCGATGCGGATCCGCGACGTCGCCACGGTGCGGATCGGGCGCGACCTGCGCACCGGCTCGGCGAGCGAGAACGGGCAGGAGACCGTGATCGGCACCGCCCTGATGCGGATCGGCGAGAACAGCCGCACGGTGGCGGCCGCCGTCGACGCCCGCATGGACCAGATCCGGCGGGCCCTGCCCCCCGGCATCGTCGTCCAGACCGTCCTCGACCGGACGCGGCTCGTCGAGGCCACGATCCGCACGGTGGGCCGGAACCTCGCGGAGGGCGCGGCCCTCGTGATCGTCGTCCTGTTCCTGCTGCTCGGCAACATCCGGGCGGCGCTGATCGCCGCGCTGGTCATCCCGGTCGCCATGCTGATGACCGTGACCGGCATGGTCGAGGGCAGGATCTCGGCCAACCTGATGAGCCTCGGAGCGCTGGATTTCGGGCTCATCGTCGACGGGGCGGTGATCATCACGGAGAACGCGCTCCGCCACCTCGCCGAGCGGCAGCGCGCGATCGGGCGGCCGCTCGTGCTGGAGGAGCGCCTGGAGACGGTGCGGGACTCGGCCGAGGAGATGATCAAGCCGTCCCTCTACGGGCAGGCGATCATCATGCTGGTCTACGTCCCGCTCCTGACCTTCACGGGGGTCGAGGGCAAGATGTTCCAGCCGATGGCGCTGACCGTCATCCTCGCCCTGGCGGCGGCCTTCGTGCTGTCGCTGACCTTCGTGCCGGCCCTGATCGCCGTCGCCCTCACCGGCCGGGTCACCGAGGCGGAGAACCCCCTCGTCCGGGGCCTGAAGGCGGTCTACCGGCCCGTCCTCGCCGCGGCGATCCGGACGCCCACCCCGTTCGTCGGGGCGGCGCTGCTCCTCCTCGCGGGCGCCGGCCTGCTCGCCACCCGGCTCGGGACCGAGTTCATCCCGCAGCTCGACGAGAAGAGCATCGCCCTCAACGCCACGCGGATCCCGTCCACCTCCCTCACCCAGTCGCAGGCGATGCAGCTCAAGGTGGAGCGGGTGATCGCCAAGTTCCCGCAGGTCGCCTACGTGTTCTCGAAGACCGGCACCGCCGAGGTCGCCACCGACCCGATGCCGCCGAATTCCTCCGACACCTTCGTGATGCTCAAGCCGCAGGCCGAGTGGCCTGACCCGGGCCTGTCGAAGGCCGAACTGCAGGAGCAGATCGAGGCGTCCTTGAGCGAGCTCGCCGGCAACGTCTACGAGTTCTCCCAGCCGATCCAGCTGCGCTTCAACGAGCTGCTCGCCGGGACCCGGGGCGACCTCGCCGTGAAGGTGTTCGGCGACGCCTTCGAGCCGATGCTGGAGACCGCCAACCGGATCGCCGCGATCCTGCGCGGGATCCCGGGGGCCGACGACGTGAAGGTCGAGCAGATCGCCGGCCTGCCGGTCTTCGAGATCCGGATCGACCGGACCGAGGCGGCCCGGCTCGGCCTCAGCACGGGGGCGATCCAGGACGTGATCGGCGCCGCCATGGGCGGCCGGGACGCCGGATTCGTGTTCGAGGGCGACCGGCGCGTGCCGATCGTCGTGCGCCTGACCGACCAGGTCCGCGAGGACCGGGAGGCCCTGGAGAACCTGCCCGTCCCCCTCCCCCCGGGCGCGAACGGCCGGGCTGCCTCCGTGCTCCTGCGGCAGGTGGCGCAGTTCTCGGTGAGCGAGGGCCCGAACCAGATCAGCCGCGAGAACGGCCGGCGCCGGGTCGTGGTCACCGCCAATGTCCGCGGGCGCGACATCGGCTCGCTGGTGGCGGAGGCGCAGGGGAAGGTCGCCGCGCAGGTGACCCTGCCGCCGGGCGCCTCCGTGACCTGGGGCGGCCAGTTCGAGAACCTCGCCTCGGCTCAGGAGCGGCTCACCGTGGTGGTGCCGGTGTGCTTCTTCCTGATCTTCCTGCTGCTCACCTCGGCGCTGGGCAGCGCGCGGGACGCGCTCCTGGTGTTCAGCGCGGTGCCGCTGGCGCTCACCGGCGGCCTCGCGGCCCTGTGGCTGCGGGGGATGCCGCTCTCGGTGCCGGCCGCGGTGGGCTTCATCGCCCTCTCGGGCGTCGCGGTCCTGAACGGCCTCGTGATGCTGACCTTCATCAAGCAGCTCGTCGCCGAGGGGCGGCCGCTGCGGGCGGCGATCCGCGAGGGCGCCCTCACCCGGCTGCGGCCGGTGGCGATGACCGCGCTGGTCGCCTCTCTGGGCTTCGTGCCGATGGCGCTCGCCACCGGCACCGGCGCCGAGGTGCAGCGGCCGCTCGCCACCGTGGTGATCGGCGGCCTGATCAGCGCGACGCTCCTGACCCTGGTGGTGCTGCCCGCGCTCTACGCGCGGTTCGGGCGCGCCGGACCCGCCGTCCGGAGCGCGGTCGGGGCCGAGCCGCTGACGGACCGTGCGGCCTGA